The following proteins come from a genomic window of Amaranthus tricolor cultivar Red isolate AtriRed21 chromosome 14, ASM2621246v1, whole genome shotgun sequence:
- the LOC130799728 gene encoding cation/H(+) antiporter 18-like isoform X2, which translates to MAATNGTTCPKPMVATSTGVFQGENPLDFALPLVIVQIILVIVLTRTLAFLLKALRQPRVIAEIIGGVLLGPSAFGRNEAFLKTIFPPKSLPVLDTLANLGLIFFLFLVGLELDPKALRRTGKKAMSIALAGITLPFIMGIGTSFVLRATISKGVSQAPFIVFMGVSLSITAFPVLARILAELKLLTTDVGRMAMSAAAVNDVTAWILLALAIALSGTDTSPLTSLWVFLCGAAFVGMCILIIPQIFKWMTRHCPDGEPVEEIYICATLAAVLAASFVTDTIGIHALFGAFVLGILAPKDGPLASALVEKVEDLVSGLLLPLYFASSGLKTNVATIQGAQSWGLLLLVILTACFGKVVGTVMVSRLCKVPLSESIALGVLMNSKGLVELIVLNIGKDRKVLNDQTFAIMVLMALVTTFMTTPIVTAVYKPAKKGHTYKLRTVQRKDPSTQLRIMACFHSGRNIPTMINLIEATRGTEKKEGLTVYAMHLMELSERSSAIRMVHKARKNGLPFWNKTIQSDSNQVVVAFEAYGQLSHVQIRPMTAISHFSDMHEDICASAESKRAALIIVPFHKHQKFDGSLETTRHEYRVINKHVLQNASCSVGILVDRGLGGSSQVSASNVDSTITMFFLGGPDDREALALGTRMSEHPGIALIVVHFKADSNMEGTEFLAINVSETGSYPDSKIADEEALNGIKQRVTKDGSIKYEERIVKASSDTVEIVKEFCLCNLVLVGRSSEGIVAANFGLNVKTEFPELGPVGGLLTSQEVSTNASVLVLHQYGGGSRPVSLEEEKIRDDDM; encoded by the exons GGAGGAGTGCTACTAGGACCATCTGCTTTTGGTCGTAACGAGGCATTCCTGAAAACAATATTTCCTCCCAAGTCTCTTCCGGTGTTGGACACACTAGCCAACCTTGGCCTCATCTTCTTTTTATTCCTAGTAGGTCTTGAATTGGATCCAAAAGCTTTACGCAGGACAGGGAAGAAAGCAATGAGTATTGCTCTTGCAGGCATTACTTTGCCTTTTATTATGGGAATAGGTACATCATTTGTTCTTAGAGCAACCATTTCAAAAGGTGTTAGTCAAGCTCCCTTCATAGTCTTCATGGGAGTTTCCCTCTCTATTACCGCCTTTCCTGTCTTAGCTCGTATCTTAGCTGAGCTCAAACTACTTACAACTGATGTGGGCCGTATGGCCATGTCAGCTGCTGCAGTCAATGATGTGACAGCTTGGATTCTACTCGCTTTAGCTATAGCCCTCTCTGGCACCGACACTTCCCCTTTAACTTCCTTGTGGGTATTCTTGTGTGGTGCGGCTTTTGTTGGTATGTGTATTCTTATAATCCCTCAAATCTTCAAGTGGATGACTCGACATTGCCCAGATGGTGAACCGGTTGAGGAAATTTACATTTGTGCTACCTTAGCCGCAGTTTTGGCAGCTTCATTTGTGACTGATACTATTGGGATTCATGCCCTTTTCGGAGCATTTGTTCTTGGAATTCTTGCGCCAAAGGATGGGCCATTAGCTAGTGCGTTGGTAGAGAAAGTCGAGGATCTTGTGTCTGGCCTTCTTCTTCCTTTGTACTTTGCTTCGAGTGGACTTAAAACCAACGTAGCTACTATTCAAGGGGCTCAGTCATGGGGACTTCTACTTCTTGTTATACTAACTGCCTGTTTTGGCAAGGTTGTTGGGACCGTTATGGTTTCTCGTCTATGTAAAGTGCCTCTCAGTGAGTCAATTGCTCTTGGAGTTTTAATGAACAGCAAAGGTTTAGTGGAGCTGATTGTCCTGAATATCGGTAAAGACCGAAAG gtGCTAAATGATCAGACTTTTGCAATTATGGTTCTAATGGCCTTGGTCACCACGTTCATGACAACACCAATTGTGACAGCAGTGTATAAGCCAGCAAAGAAAGGACACACATATAAGCTAAGGACAGTCCAAAGAAAAGATCCGAGCACTCAACTTCGGATCATGGCATGCTTCCATAGTGGTAGGAACATCCCCACGATGATTAATCTAATCGAGGCTACCCGAGGAACAGAGAAGAAGGAAGGGCTGACTGTCTATGCAATGCATCTGATGGAACTTTCTGAAAGATCTTCTGCAATTCGGATGGTTCATAAAGCTCGAAAAAATGGGCTTCCGTTCTGGAACAAGACAATACAATCGGATTCAAATCAAGTTGTTGTAGCCTTTGAGGCATACGGGCAGCTCAGTCATGTCCAAATCCGACCCATGACTGCAATCTCCCACTTTTCTGATATGCATGAGGACATATGTGCTAGTGCTGAGAGCAAAAGAGCAGCCCTTATCATTGTTCCCTTTCACAAACACCAGAAGTTTGATGGGTCATTAGAGACTACAAGGCATGAATACAGAGTCATTAACAAGCACGTTTTACAAAATGCTTCTTGCTCCGTTGGTATCTTAGTAGACAGAGGCCTTGGTGGATCCTCGCAAGTGTCAGCTAGCAATGTCGACTCTACAATCACCATGTTTTTCCTAGGTGGACCTGATGATCGTGAGGCATTGGCTCTTGGTACACGAATGTCTGAACACCCAGGAATCGCTCTTATTGTTGTTCACTTCAAGGCAGACTCGAACATGGAAGGAACCGAATTTTTGGCTATTAATGTGAGTGAAACTGGTAGCTATCCAGACTCTAAGATAGCTGATGAGGAAGCCTTAAATGGTATTAAGCAAAGAGTGACAAAAGACGGGTCAATTAAGTACGAGGAAAGAATAGTAAAAGCGAGTTCTGATACTGTCGAAATTGTCAAGGAATTTTGTCTTTGTAATTTGGTTTTGGTAGGACGATCTTCTGAAGGTATAGTGGCTGCGAATTTTGGTCTCAATGTTAAGACCGAGTTCCCTGAATTAGGACCAGTGGGCGGGTTGTTGACCTCACAAGAAGTTTCGACAAATGCTTCGGTTTTAGTCCTTCATCAATACGGTGGTGGTTCAAGGCCTGTGTCCTTAGAAGAAGAG AAAATTAGAGATGATGATATGTAG
- the LOC130799728 gene encoding cation/H(+) antiporter 18-like isoform X1, whose translation MAATNGTTCPKPMVATSTGVFQGENPLDFALPLVIVQIILVIVLTRTLAFLLKALRQPRVIAEIIGGVLLGPSAFGRNEAFLKTIFPPKSLPVLDTLANLGLIFFLFLVGLELDPKALRRTGKKAMSIALAGITLPFIMGIGTSFVLRATISKGVSQAPFIVFMGVSLSITAFPVLARILAELKLLTTDVGRMAMSAAAVNDVTAWILLALAIALSGTDTSPLTSLWVFLCGAAFVGMCILIIPQIFKWMTRHCPDGEPVEEIYICATLAAVLAASFVTDTIGIHALFGAFVLGILAPKDGPLASALVEKVEDLVSGLLLPLYFASSGLKTNVATIQGAQSWGLLLLVILTACFGKVVGTVMVSRLCKVPLSESIALGVLMNSKGLVELIVLNIGKDRKVLNDQTFAIMVLMALVTTFMTTPIVTAVYKPAKKGHTYKLRTVQRKDPSTQLRIMACFHSGRNIPTMINLIEATRGTEKKEGLTVYAMHLMELSERSSAIRMVHKARKNGLPFWNKTIQSDSNQVVVAFEAYGQLSHVQIRPMTAISHFSDMHEDICASAESKRAALIIVPFHKHQKFDGSLETTRHEYRVINKHVLQNASCSVGILVDRGLGGSSQVSASNVDSTITMFFLGGPDDREALALGTRMSEHPGIALIVVHFKADSNMEGTEFLAINVSETGSYPDSKIADEEALNGIKQRVTKDGSIKYEERIVKASSDTVEIVKEFCLCNLVLVGRSSEGIVAANFGLNVKTEFPELGPVGGLLTSQEVSTNASVLVLHQYGGGSRPVSLEEEVTDGNETETD comes from the exons GGAGGAGTGCTACTAGGACCATCTGCTTTTGGTCGTAACGAGGCATTCCTGAAAACAATATTTCCTCCCAAGTCTCTTCCGGTGTTGGACACACTAGCCAACCTTGGCCTCATCTTCTTTTTATTCCTAGTAGGTCTTGAATTGGATCCAAAAGCTTTACGCAGGACAGGGAAGAAAGCAATGAGTATTGCTCTTGCAGGCATTACTTTGCCTTTTATTATGGGAATAGGTACATCATTTGTTCTTAGAGCAACCATTTCAAAAGGTGTTAGTCAAGCTCCCTTCATAGTCTTCATGGGAGTTTCCCTCTCTATTACCGCCTTTCCTGTCTTAGCTCGTATCTTAGCTGAGCTCAAACTACTTACAACTGATGTGGGCCGTATGGCCATGTCAGCTGCTGCAGTCAATGATGTGACAGCTTGGATTCTACTCGCTTTAGCTATAGCCCTCTCTGGCACCGACACTTCCCCTTTAACTTCCTTGTGGGTATTCTTGTGTGGTGCGGCTTTTGTTGGTATGTGTATTCTTATAATCCCTCAAATCTTCAAGTGGATGACTCGACATTGCCCAGATGGTGAACCGGTTGAGGAAATTTACATTTGTGCTACCTTAGCCGCAGTTTTGGCAGCTTCATTTGTGACTGATACTATTGGGATTCATGCCCTTTTCGGAGCATTTGTTCTTGGAATTCTTGCGCCAAAGGATGGGCCATTAGCTAGTGCGTTGGTAGAGAAAGTCGAGGATCTTGTGTCTGGCCTTCTTCTTCCTTTGTACTTTGCTTCGAGTGGACTTAAAACCAACGTAGCTACTATTCAAGGGGCTCAGTCATGGGGACTTCTACTTCTTGTTATACTAACTGCCTGTTTTGGCAAGGTTGTTGGGACCGTTATGGTTTCTCGTCTATGTAAAGTGCCTCTCAGTGAGTCAATTGCTCTTGGAGTTTTAATGAACAGCAAAGGTTTAGTGGAGCTGATTGTCCTGAATATCGGTAAAGACCGAAAG gtGCTAAATGATCAGACTTTTGCAATTATGGTTCTAATGGCCTTGGTCACCACGTTCATGACAACACCAATTGTGACAGCAGTGTATAAGCCAGCAAAGAAAGGACACACATATAAGCTAAGGACAGTCCAAAGAAAAGATCCGAGCACTCAACTTCGGATCATGGCATGCTTCCATAGTGGTAGGAACATCCCCACGATGATTAATCTAATCGAGGCTACCCGAGGAACAGAGAAGAAGGAAGGGCTGACTGTCTATGCAATGCATCTGATGGAACTTTCTGAAAGATCTTCTGCAATTCGGATGGTTCATAAAGCTCGAAAAAATGGGCTTCCGTTCTGGAACAAGACAATACAATCGGATTCAAATCAAGTTGTTGTAGCCTTTGAGGCATACGGGCAGCTCAGTCATGTCCAAATCCGACCCATGACTGCAATCTCCCACTTTTCTGATATGCATGAGGACATATGTGCTAGTGCTGAGAGCAAAAGAGCAGCCCTTATCATTGTTCCCTTTCACAAACACCAGAAGTTTGATGGGTCATTAGAGACTACAAGGCATGAATACAGAGTCATTAACAAGCACGTTTTACAAAATGCTTCTTGCTCCGTTGGTATCTTAGTAGACAGAGGCCTTGGTGGATCCTCGCAAGTGTCAGCTAGCAATGTCGACTCTACAATCACCATGTTTTTCCTAGGTGGACCTGATGATCGTGAGGCATTGGCTCTTGGTACACGAATGTCTGAACACCCAGGAATCGCTCTTATTGTTGTTCACTTCAAGGCAGACTCGAACATGGAAGGAACCGAATTTTTGGCTATTAATGTGAGTGAAACTGGTAGCTATCCAGACTCTAAGATAGCTGATGAGGAAGCCTTAAATGGTATTAAGCAAAGAGTGACAAAAGACGGGTCAATTAAGTACGAGGAAAGAATAGTAAAAGCGAGTTCTGATACTGTCGAAATTGTCAAGGAATTTTGTCTTTGTAATTTGGTTTTGGTAGGACGATCTTCTGAAGGTATAGTGGCTGCGAATTTTGGTCTCAATGTTAAGACCGAGTTCCCTGAATTAGGACCAGTGGGCGGGTTGTTGACCTCACAAGAAGTTTCGACAAATGCTTCGGTTTTAGTCCTTCATCAATACGGTGGTGGTTCAAGGCCTGTGTCCTTAGAAGAAGAGGTAACGGATGGGAATGAAACTGAAActgattaa